GCCCACCACGATAGGGGTCAGCACAGCTGGGAAAACTACCAGGTCGCGTGTGCAGAGGGTAGGATAGATGCCTGCTTCTCTTTGTTTAATCAGCACGGATGCATCACCTTCGAAGTCGGCAATCATCTGGATTCGTGTATTTGAATTATCGTTCATATTTGTTAAATAAACACTTTTTGGGGGTGTAAATTTGATGAATATACTTTTTTAGTTTGCAAAGTTAGTGATTTTTAGCGAAAATCCCATCTATTTTTCCGAAAAACTCCTCTTTATTATATTTTATTTTTAATAGAGGAGGGTAAATGTAATAAAATGCTTAAATTTGCGTTATGATTTTAAGTAAAAAAGTTAGGATAAATGGCAGAATTTAAGTTTAAGCAATTTGAAATTCACCAAGACCGTTGTGCCATGAAGGTGGGTACGGATGGTGTGCTGCTGGGGGCATGGGCTCCTGGCGGCAAGCGTATATTGGATATTGGTTCCGGAACAGGACTCATTTCGCTGATGATGGCGCAACGCTGCCAGGAGGCACAGGTGATAGGTGTTGATCTGGATGCTGAGGCTTGTGAAGAGGCTTGCGAGAATGTGGCGGCTAGTCCCTTCGCCGACAGGGTGAGCATAGTGTGCTGCCGCTTGCAGAATTATGAATCGGCAGAGAAATTTGATGCCATCGTAAGTAATCCTCCCTTCTTCTTGAATAGTCTGAAAAATCCAGACAGTAAAAGGTCGATGGCCCGCCATGCTGACAGCTTGCCGTTTAGGGATCTTTTTCTGGGGGTAAAACGATTGCTTTCTGAAGAGGGCGTGTTCTCGGCAATAGTTCCGTCGGAAGTACTGGATGCTTTTACGTCAGAAGCCTATCTGCTAGGCTTTTGCCTTGTTCGCCAATGTGGGGTTAAAACGGTGGAACGGAAGCAGCCTAAGCGCTTTATGCTGACCTTTGCCAGACATAGAACGATGAAAATGGAAAATACGATTGAGGTAATGATGGATTCTGACGGAAATCGGTCGGAATGGTATACGAAAATTACGGAGGAATTCTATGTAAGTTAATCTTGATAGTAAGCTAATCTTGATAAGAAGATAGATGATAGTAGCTTTATATCCAAGATGTTGTTTTTGAATAAAAAACAGGAGTTGGAAGTTAGAAGTTGCAGGAGGTATAATCACGCCTGCAAAATTTTCTGATTTCCAACTCCTGTCATTTTAAAGGTTCAATTTGCGTTGCACCAGTTTGCTGATGGCTTCAACTCGCTTGCTCTGTCGCTGGATATCCTTCTGGATGTCATCGCGAACCACATTGATGTCGTTGAAGAAATCTGCAAAGGCCGATTGAATCATGTTGGGCTTGCGGACATTTTTATCGGCAAACGGATTGATGATCATCTTGATGCCTTTCTCTTCCAGATGCACGTCAATGTCGGCGCCAGTCATCACCGGGTCGCCGTCGTAATGGATAACACCCGGCTTGCTGCGTGAAATGTGGAGCTTTTTGCAGCGAAACGACTTTATCTTGGAGTTCTTGTCGAGTGTCTTGTTGAACATGTCGAAACTAACCTGTGATGCCTCCAGAACATCGAATGGTTCCATGATGACAACGTCCATCAGGCCATCGCTCATGGATGCCTGCGGGGCAATGTAGGCATTGTTGCCATATTGCGAGGCGTTGGCGCAGGAAATGAGGAAGGCCTTGTATTGCTTGGTGCCTGTCTCGTCTTCCAGCGTATAGGTCTCCGGCTCATATTTCAGTCCCTCTCTGAGAATGTTCTCTGCATAACTGATTGGTCCTCGCTTTCCGCTCTCGGCAAATTTCATGCTGACGAAGGCGTCGAATCCCATTCCGCAGGTGCAGAAGAAAGGGTAGTCGTTGATGACTCCATAGTCAAGGTCGCGTATCTGGCAAGCATTGATTACCTCGATGCTCTTTTTCAAGTTCATAGGCAAAAGCAGGTGGCGCGCCAGTCCGTTGCCGGAACCGCAAGGCAGGATGCCCAGGGCTGTATCTGAATGGACGATGGATCGGGCTACTTCGTTGACGGTGCCGTCGCCACCCACTGCCACCACGATGTCGGCATGGTCGTCTCTGGCTTCGGCTGCAATCTCAGATGCGTGCCCGGCCCTTTCGGTTAACCTTATCTCGTACTCGAACAGCTCCTTGTCCAAAGTAGAATCTATCAAACTGGGAACAGCTGCTTTGCTGCTGGTTCCAGAAATCGGGTTCATGATGAAAACTATCTTTTTTTTCATATCTTAGTCAAGAAAACGTAATATTTAAAGTGCAAAAGTAATAAAAATCTCTAAAATAGCAAGAAATATCCATTAAAAAAACTCTAAAAGTAAACTTTCTTAGGAAAAAAGCGGTTATATTAGTCTTTTTTTGTATCTTTGCACCCTGAAACTTAGAATAAATATAAAAAGAAAATAAAGTACACCTATTTATAATGGGACAATTACAAGAAAGATACAAGAATTATCGTGTTCCTCAGAAGTATATGGATGCCGGTGTGTATCCATACTTCCGCGAGATCACAAGTAAGCAGATGACAGAAGTTACCGACATCGACGGACACCACATCCTGATGTTCGGTTCTAATGCTTATCAGGGTTTGACAAACGACCAGCGTGTCATCGATGCAGCCAAGGCTGCTCTTGACAAGTATGGCTCAGGCTGTGCGGGTAGTCGTTTCCTCAATGGTACCCTCGATTTACATGTACAGCTCGAGAAGGAGCTTGCAGAGTTTATGGGTAAGGACGAGACATTGTGCTTCTCTACTGGTTTCTCTGTGAACCAGGGTGTGTTGGCATGTGTTGTGGGTCGCGGTGATTATATCATCTGCGACGACCGTGACCACGCCAGTATCGTAGATGGCCGCCGTCTCTCATTCGCTACCCAGCTTCACTACAAGCACAACGACATGGAAGATTTGGAGCGCGTGCTCTCTAAGCTTCCTGAGAATGCTGTCAAGCTCATCGTGGTTGATGGCGTATTCTCTATGGAGGGTGATTTGGCCAACTTGCCTGAGATTGTAAAGCTCAAGCATAAGTACAACTGCTCTATCATGGTGGATGAGGCTCATGGTCTCGGTGTATTCGGTAAGCAGGGACGTGGTGTCTGCGACCACTTCGGCTTGACAGATGAGGTAGACCTTATCATGGGTACATTCTCTAAGAGTTTGGCTTCTATCGGTGGTTTCATCGCATCAGACAAGGATACTATCAACTTCCTCCGTCACAACTGCCGTACTTACATCTTTAGTGCATCCAATACTCCAGCAGCTACCGCTGCTGCTCTTGAGGCACTCCACATCATTCAGAAAGAGCCAGAGCGTTTCAAGAATCTGTGGGATGTAACTAACTATGCCTTGAAGCGTTTCCGCGAGGAGGGTTTTGAGATTGGTGAGACCGAGAGTCCTATCATTCCTCTCTACGTTCGCGATGCTGAGAAGACATTCGTTGTTACTAAGTTGGCTTACGATGCGGGTGTATTCATCAATCCGGTTATTCCTCCAGCATGTGCTCCACAGGATACATTGGTACGTTTTGCCCTCATGGCAACTCATACCAAGGATCAGGTAGAGAAGGCTGTTCAGATTTTGAAGAAGATTTTCGTAGAGGAAGGAATCATCAAGGCGTAATGGCAATAAGGATGGCGATAGCTGATTTCTCAGAATCGCTATATATAATAAGGTATAAAGGGCAGCTTTTTCGGAAGTTGCCCTTTTATTTTGGGCAAAAAACAAGAAAATGAATATTTTTTTGAAAAAAGTTGCCCGAAAATTTGGTGGAATCAGAAAATTGTTGTACCTTTGCACCCGCAATTCAGAAATGATGCTTACGCTAACAAAGATAAGTTGCGGTGAGAATGAAAGCGGGGTGTAGCGCAGCCCGGTAGCGCTCCTGTTTTGGGAACAGGTGGTCGCAGGTTCGAATCCTGTCGCCCCGACTCAATCTTCTCTAGTGACGGATAGCATAAGTAAAAGCGGGGTGTAGCGCAGCCCGGTAGCGCTCCTGTTTTGGGAACAGGTGGTCGCAGGTTCGAATCCTGTCGCCCCGACTTGATTGTTTCTGATGATAAATTGCTAATGTAGAAGCGGGGTGTAGCGCAGCCCGGTAGCGCTCCTGTTTTGGGAACAGGTGGTCGCAGGTTCGAATCCTGTCGCCCCGACATTCAAGAAAGCTAAGAAGATTAAATCTTCTTAGCTTTCTTGCTTTATATAAGTTTAATTTAAAAATGTTACTATCATGATTATTACGATTGCGCGCCAGTGTGGATGTGGCGCTGTTCGTGTGGGCAGGTTGCTTGCTGAACATTATGGTATTCCTTTCTATACCCGTAAAAATTTGATGGAAATGGCTGAAGAGCGTGGAATCCTTGACGAGATGGAGGCTTTCTTCGATGAAACTCCTGTGGATGAATTGCTCTTTTCTATGTCTTCCCTAGGTGAGAACCAGAAACTGCTCACCGAAAAACCTCTTCATGCTTTGGCGGATATGATCGGACAGGAGAATTGTATCATCATCGGACGCTGTGGAAATTATATCTTCAGAGAGCGCAAGGATCTGGTATCCGTGTTCCTGAAAGGTGGTCTGGAGGCTCGTATCGAGGAAATCCAGGAGGAACAGGGATTAACCCGTAATGAGGCTGCCGAGTTTGTGGAACATGCCGATTATTGCCGTGTAGCTTATCACCAGTATTATACCGGACTAACATGGGGTAATGCGGATGATTATGACGTTTGTCTGGATACGGTTCGCCTGGGCGTAGAGAAGACGGCAAGTGCCATTGAGACTTATGTAGAAGCGGTATTGTAAAAGTAAGGAGTTACCTGTTAGGAGGTTTTAAAGGACTACTAACGGTCAGGTTCAAAAAATAGTATTTAGGATGAAATTTTTAATTCAGTTTTTAATTATCATTGCATTCTCTTTTGCGGGAGAATTGCTCCATTATCTGCTGCCGCTGCCTATCCCTGCCAGCATCTATGGCATCGTCTTGCTCTTTGCGGCTTTGGAGTTGAAGTTGGTCAAGGTGAAGCATATCAGGGAGACGAGTGGTTTTCTGATTGCCATCATGCCTGTGATGTTTATTCCTGCTGCAGTGGGTCTCATTGATTCCTGGCAGTCGATTGCCGGCGCATGGCTGCAGTATGTTGTCGTTACCGTGGTCAGCACCTTCGTGGTTATGGGGGCTTCGGGATGGATTACGCAGTTTGTTATCAGAAAGGGAAAGGAGGCGAAGAAATGATGTCGCTTTTCTTATCTTCTGTTGCCATGCTGGGTGCTTCGGTTCCGTTGTTCCAGGATTCCGTATTTTTCGGAGTTCTCATCAGTCTGGCTGCATACGCCATCGGTATGTTGCTGAAGGTAAAGACAGGATGGTCGCTGATGAACCCGTTGCTTATCTCTATCATCTTGGTGATTGTTACCTTGCTGATTACTGGGGTAGACTACAAGACGTATAGTGCGGGTGCCAACTGCATCAGTTATCTGCTTACTCCTGCAACCATTTGTCTGGCTGTGCCGCTTTATCAGCAGGTAGAGTTGCTCAAGAAGAATTATCGTGCTGTATTGATTGGTATCCTGGCGGGTGTGTTGGCAAGTCTCTGTTCTGTCTTGATTCTGGCTTTGCTCTTCCATTTCGACCATGCGGCTTACGTCACCTTCCTTCCGAAGTCTATCACCACCGCCATCGGTATCGGTGTTTCTGAGGAGTTGGGAGGTCATGTTTCCGTAACTGTAGTGGTTATCATCGTAACGGGTGTCCTGGGCAATATCTTTGCAGAGAAATTCCTCAAGCTGCTCTGCATCAAGGAACCTATAGCCAAAGGTATCGCCATCGGATGTTCTGCCCATGCGCTGGGTACGGCGAAGGCGATGGAGATGGGTACCATCGAGGGTGCGATGAGTAGCCTTTCCATTGTGGTATGTGGTGTGATGACGGTGATTGGTTCTTCCATCTTCGCCATGTTCATGTAACCATGTAAGCAACATTTGCTTTCTTATCATCTTGGTTCATAAGAATCATGCAATATTTAGTCCCTTTTTTCGTTTTATAAATATGAAACGAAAAAAGGGATTTTTATATATATTAATAGGTGGTATGACTACTGCCTTCATGGTAAGTTGTGCTGATGATGAGAGTTTCTCATCATCCCGTAACGACTTGCTCGCTTTTTCCATGGATACAGTTTGCCTGGACACTACTTTCTCGAATGTGCCTACGCCAACCCGAAGCTTCTGGGTTTATAATCATACGGGAAAGGGATTGCGCTGTTCTTCTGTAAGATTGGAAAACGGAAATCAGACTGGGTATCGGGTGAATGTGGACGGTTCGTTTCTGGGGCAGACCGCTGGTTTCCAGACTCAGAATGTTGAGGTGCGCAAGGGTGATAGTATCCGTGTATTCGTGGAACTGACTTCTCGCCAGCAATATCAGGATGATCCGCAGCTGGTGGAAGATAATCTGCTCTTTCAATTGGAGAGTGGAGTGCAGCAGAAGGTGAACCTGAAGGCTTATTCGTGGGATGCCACTTTGCTGAACAATCCCACCATCAGGAAGGATTCTACCATCAGAGATAGCAAGCCGATTGTGATATACGGCGGAATGAAGGTGGACAGTTTGGCTACGCTTACTATTGGGGCTGGCACCCGACTGTATTTTCATGAGAATGCCGGGCTGAAGGTGTATGGAACCCTCCATGTTCAGGGTGAACAAGGCAAGGAGGTGGTGATGAGAGGAGATAGAATCGACAATATGTTTGATTATCTGCCTTACGACCGCACTCCGGGACAATGGCAAGGTATCCAGCTGATGGCATCATCATATAATAATGTCATCAACTATGCTGATATCCATAGCACCTATCATGGTATCCTTGTTGATTCATGCGATGTGACCAGGCAGAAACTCCTGGTGCAGAATGCTACGGTTCACAATTGTCAGGGCTATGGTATCCTCGTTGATTCTGCCAAGGTTCAGATATACAATAGTCAGATTTCCAACACGCTGGAGCATCCGCTTTATGTGCATGGTGGCGATGTGGAAGTGAATGGATGTACCATCGCTCAGTTCTATCCGTTTGATGGACGCCGTGCTACGGCTATCGGATTCATGCCTCCTGTCAGCAACCTCAAGGTGACGAACTCGCTTGTTACGGGCTACCACGACGATGAGGTGGTCTGGAGTGCGCCAAAGGAAGATGAAGTCTGCAATTTCAGTTTTGACCATTGTGTGCTGCGTACGGAAAAGATGGAGACAGACGACAGTCTGAAGTTCACGAACATCATATTTGAGGATGTGAAGGACACCACCCGATTTGGTGAGAAGCATTTCCGCCTGTTTGATACCGACAACTTGAAGTACGATTTCCGCCTCCGCAAGGAATCGGCTGCCATTGGAGCAGCAGATGCTGCCACCTCATTGCCTGCCGACCGCCTGGGATTTCGCCGTGACGACAAACCGGATGCGGGCTGCTATGAGTTTGAGGAACAGCTAGAAGAAAATGACAAGAAAGAATAGGATTGTGAGGGTAGGAATGATGGTGTTAGCCTTGATTCCTGTTCTTGCATTTGCAAAAGGGATGCAGATTGGAAAGATGGATAATCTGTCGTTGCCGGTTTCTTCCCAGCAGCAGAAGAAAGAAGATGCCGAACTGCTGGCAAGAGCACTGGATTATTTCGTTTCCAGGAAATATCATGAATGTCTGATTCTTCTGGAAAGGCTCGACAAGACCTATCGCCTGAATCCCAGATACAAGGCATACTTGGGAGTGTGCTATTATTATGAATGGGATTATGAGCAAACCATCAGGTGTCTCGACCCGGTTATCCCCCAGTTGGAGAACTTTGCGCCTCAGGAACGTTCTTTCTATTGCTGGGCTGATGCAGAGAGCCATTTCGGTTTGCAGCAATACGAATCGGCTTTGCCGCTTTATGAGCAGATGCTTTCTCTTTGTCAGGAGAATGAGAAGCCTGATGCCTATTATCGCTTGGGCTTCTGTCATCTTTTCCGGGCGAGGGATATGGAGAAATCTGCAAGTAGGGAAGAGATGATGGCAGAATATACGAAGGCTCGTGATTATCTGCGGAATGCATTGAAGGGTTACCTGCGTTATCGCAATACGGCAGATGAAAAGGCACGTATCGCCCAGATTCAGCACATGCTGAAGGGGATGAGGTGATCTGTTGTAATGAGGCAATCTGCTGTAATAAGGTAATCTTCAGTATCGCAGGAAACAAAGAGGATAACAATATAGAAAGAGGGCGTGTCATAGATTATCTACGACACGCCCTTTTTGCGTTTTATTCTTTCATGTTGGCATCTACGAATGAGAATGGCAACAAATCTTTGATACTTCCGAAGCAATAGATGCCAGCCTCGCCGTATAGCAGGATGCGTACAGGCTGCTTGTATCGGTCTTCCATCTCAAGAATCACCTGGCGGCAAGCACCACATGGCGATATGGGCGACTTGAGGAAGCCGTTCGCATTTCTGGCTGCTATGGCCAGGGTAGTGATGGCCTGCTCAGGATAGTTAGACTGAGCTCCGAAGATGGCACTTCTCTCTGCGCAGAGGCCAGAAGGGAAGGCTGCATTTTCCTGGTTGGCTCCAATGACGATTCTTCCGTCAGCAAGCAGGCAGGCAGCTCCTACATAGAAGTGACTATAGTTGGCATAGGAATTATGGGTAGCTTCCATTGCCTTCCTGATCAATGTCTGTTCCGTTTCATTCAGTTCAGATAGCTGGGCTATCTGGTAGTTGATGTTCAGTGTCTGCTCTTTCATAAGCTAAGTTATTTGGTGTAAAAGTCGATGATGTCTGTCAGGGCTTTTTTGCATACCGCACAGAAGTTTGGGGTTTCGTTGATGCGCATTCTGCAATCCTGTACGCCACGGTATACGCCCTTTACGCTATAGCCGGCTCCCTCGAAGACTCCCACTTTATTCACAGCCTCCTTTTCCTTCTTGGAAAGAGGTGTTGGTATTGGGGTGCCCTTCTTGATCATACCCTTCCATTTGCTGTCGAAGTCAACCAAGGTGGTGATGTTCTTCTCCCATGGTTCCACGTCGTGAGGATACATTGGGATGGCTTCTGATTCGTAGGCATATTCATCGGCAAGTCCGGCGAAGGAATGTCCGAATTCATGTACTACCACTGGCTTGAACCATTTCTGATGACAGGTGGTCAGATTGTATGAGTTCAGGATACCGCCGCCGCCATATCTGGTGGAATTTACGAGAACGATGATGTGCTCGTAGGGTGTTCCTGCCAGACAATTGTGCAGATCCTTCAGATGCAGGGTGGTGAGATAGCGTTCACTATAGAAGGTGTCGAAGTGGGAACTCAGAGCGGTCTTCTTCCAGATACCCTTGCCTGGTTCGCTGGTACCACTATCCTGCGATACCGATTTCACAGCAACAACGTTGAATCTGTCTTTCATGCTCTTGAAAGGCTCGTGTGCAAAGATGGCGTCGTTGGCTTCCTTGGCATCCTGCAGGAAGATAGGCATCTCTTCTTCCGTATATCCTTCTGCCACGTAGGCGATGTGGATGCACTTGTTGGTATCCGCTGCCGCCTGCAAGGTTTCGTATGGGGTAGGATTGTCGCCCTTGTGATGAATCAGAATGTCTTTAGGTGCTACCTGATGGGTGAGCGATGTCATGATTTCGCGGCGGTTGTTGCGCAGGTCAAGGGTGATATCTACCGTATCCTTTGGCATGGGTACCAGAAAGACATTCTCGAAACTCTGGGTGTTCTTGGCTGCCTCTGGATAGGAGAGCCATTCCTGGAAGAGCGTAGAGAAGGAATTGCGGTAGATTACTTTGCCCGAACGGTGGTCGCGCACGGTAATCTGTCCGTTACCTTCTACCGGCAACTCGCTGAGTCGCTGTTTCTTACCATACCAGCGTGGCAATACGTTCAACTCGTCAACGGCAATCAGCTGCTTGTCGCTGTTGCCGGCAAAAGTGTAATCAACTCTCAAAGTCTTGTCAACGAAATAATCGTCAAAATTCTGCGCCTTTACCTGGCTGGCTCCCATGAGCATGGCTAGGACTGCAAGTGAAAAGATATATTTCTTCATTGTCTATTATTTTATTTATCTGATTCTAATCTTCTTTATTATCTGATTCTGATTCTATCGCCAATCTTAATCTGATGGTCAACATCAAAATTGTTCATCTTGTAGAGATACTTCAGTCTGATACCATACTTCTGTGAGATGGTATACATACTTTCGCCGTTTCTTACGATGTGTGGACGATTCTTATACTGTTTTGGAGCCTTCTTGCGCTTCTTCTTGAGATAAATTACTTCTCCTCTGTGCAGAACGTCGTTCTTGTCTCGTTCGTTGTATTTGGCAAGCTTGCGCCAACTGATTTCTATTTCCTTACCCAATGCCTTGAAGGTATCGCCCTCGCGGGTAATCAGGTAATAGTTGTCATTGAACTTGTGGATAGGGTGCAGAAGTCCCTGGGCATTGACAGCCTGTTCTGTTCCGCTATGCTCGGCCATGAAACGGTCGAATCGCTTCGCCTTGTCATAGTCGAAGAGCTTGTAAAGTTCTATGATTTGTATCAGCTTGTTGGCATATTGCGGATTGGTGGCATAGCCACACTGTTTCAATCCTCGTGCCCACCCCTTGTAGTCGCGCTGTCCCAATTCGAAGAGACGGGCATAGCGTGGCTGTCTAGCCAGAAACTTGCTATGGTCTTCATAGCTGTCTCTGGCATCCTTGTAAACACGGAAGCACTCGCCGCGGGCATCGTCGTCGTGGTATTGGGTAGGGCCTGTCCAGTTGTGGCATTTGATGCCAAAATGGTTGTTTCCCTGCGTTGCCAAGACGCTCTTGCCAGCGCCGCTCTCAAAGAGTCCCTGCGCCAGAGTGATGCTGGCTGGAATATGGTAGCGGAGCATCTGTTCGATGGCGAGGTCCTTGTATTGGTTGATGTATGTCTGATAAGACTGATTCCATTTCATCTGCGCATGAGATGTAGCGCAGATGAGTAAAGAAATGCCTATTATATATGTTTTTATTCGATTCATAATGCAAAAATATAAAAAAAATCGGGAAAATCGTACATAATTTAAGTATTTTCACTATCTTTGCATAGAAATTAGAAAAAATGAAGGCATATAGAACAAAAATAGTGGTAGCATTGGGTTCTAACGTCAATCAGGAAGCCCATATCCAGCAAGCCAAGGCTTTGCTTGAAGCTACTTTTAATGATATGGAATTTGGCACTTCCTTATGGACCGAACCTATAGGAATATCATCTGATAAATTTCTGAATGTGATAGGAGTGGGATATACGAATGTAAATAAGGAACGTACTATTCTGGCTCTGAAAAACATGGAGCATAAATGTGGAAGAAGAATAGGAGAGAGTAGAAAGGGTATCATTGCCCTGGATATCGATTTGCTGCTCTTTGGTTCTGAGCGTTTGCACGAGGGCGACTGGAACAGGGGGTACATCAAGAACCTGCTTCTGCAATTGGGAGTTTCCGTGGACTGAGCTTTAGAAGATTTTTAAAGCTCAGTGGACGGAAGAATTGTGTGATTCCTGAAAGAATTGATGATTTCGGGAAGAAATTGATGATTCCGGGAAGGGGGTTATAGTTCCGGAATCGGATTTTCTTTTGTAAGGTGGAGCTCTATCACTTTACCTGTTTCTAATGATTTCTTTACGTTGATGAGCCGTTGGTTGCTGCTCCCTCTGAAAAAGAGGTCTTCATCACGAAGGTCCTTCATAAACGGACCATCTACCAATACGTCTATCAGTTTCAACAGCTCAAGTTGTTTGGGATTCTTCAGCAGATTCTCAAACTTGTAGCCGGTGAAGCACCAGATATCTTTATCGCTTTGCGCCCGGATGGCACGTGCCAACTCTGCAAAGCCTTCTGCCTGGAACATCGGGTCACCGCCGGTAAAGGTGACATTGGCGAATGGATCGTCCATGATTTCTTTCATGATCTCCTCCGTTGAGGTCATCGTGCCATGGTTGATGTCCCACGATTGAGGGTTATGGCATTCTGGACAATGGTTGGGACAACCGGCACAATAGATAGAGGTCCGGAAGCCCGGACCATCTACCATTGTATCGTGTACTATACTTAAAACGCTTATCATGACGGATGTTAAGAGTTTGGTGTGTCAATGTGGGTAACACGGTCGTGGAGCTCAGCCAGCTTGCCGCTGTTCCAACGGTCGGTGGTACCTACCAGGTAACCTGTAATTCGCTGCAACTTGTCGATGTGGCGGCTGCCGCACTTAGGGCAAACCTCAAGGTTGGCATCTGCATTCTCGTATCCGCAGTCGAGACAACGGTTACGGTTGTGGTTTACAGAGCCATAGCCCATGTTGTACTTATCCATCATGTCAACAACGCTTGCAATTACTGCAGGGTTGTGGGTTGCATCACCATCAATCTCTACATAGAAGATGTGGCCGCCACGGGTCAAATCGTGGTAAGGTGCCTCTATCTGTGCCTTTTTCATGGCGGTGCACTTGTAATATACTGGCACGTGGTTACTGTTGGTATAGTAATCGCGGTCGGTAACGCCAGGGATAATGCCAAACTGCTTGCGGTCTTTCTTGGTGAACTTACCGCTCAATCCCTCGGCTGGTGTAGCGAGGATAGAGTAGTTGTGATGATACTGCTCGCTGAACTCGTTTGCACGGTCGCGCATGTAGGTCACAATCTTTAATCCTAATTTCTGAGCTTCCTCGCTCTCGCCATGGTGATGACCGATGAGAGCTACGAGGCACTCTGCCAGACCGATGAATCCGATACCGAGTGTACCATGGTTGATGACGCTTTCGATGGTCTCCTCTGGCTTCAGCCTTTCTGCGCCCACCCAGAGATACTTCATCAGCAATGGGAACTGCTTAGCCATCGCTGTCTTCTGGAACTGGAAGCGCTCGTCGAGCTGCTTGGCTGTGATGTCGAGGATGTTGTCGAGCTTGGCAAAGAACATGTCGATGCGCTGCTGCTTGTTCTCGATGCCCATGCACTCGATGGCGAGTTTCACGATATTGATGGTAGAGAAACTCAAGTTACCACGAGCGATGCTGGTCTTCTCGCCCCAACGGTCTTCGAATACACGTGTGCGGCACCCCATGGTCGCGATTTCCCACTTGTAACGCTCAGGATCGTCGGCACGCCACTTCTCGTTCTGGTTGAAGGTAGCGTCGAGGTTGAGGAAGTTAGGGAAGAAACGACGGGCAGTTACCTTGCAGGCCAACTGGTAGAGGTCGTAGTTGCGATCTTCCTTCAGATAGTTTACGCCACGCTTTTTCTTCCAGATTTGGATTGGGAAGATGGCTGTCTCACCATTGCCTACACCCTCGTAGGTGCTCTGCAGAATCTCGCGCATGATGCAACGTCCCTCGGCGCTGGTATCTGTACCATAGTTGATAGATGAGAATACCACCTGGTTTCCGCCACGAGAGTGGATGGTGTTCATGTTGTGGATGAATGCCTCCATGGCCTGGTGTACGCGGTTCACGGTCTTGTTGATGGCATGCTGCTCAAGGCGGGCTTTGCCCTCAAGACCTGCGAGGTCTTTCTCCAAATAGTCGTCGATGGCGATGTCGTAGAGGTCGCTCAGGTCTTCGCC
The Segatella copri DNA segment above includes these coding regions:
- a CDS encoding right-handed parallel beta-helix repeat-containing protein — translated: MKRKKGFLYILIGGMTTAFMVSCADDESFSSSRNDLLAFSMDTVCLDTTFSNVPTPTRSFWVYNHTGKGLRCSSVRLENGNQTGYRVNVDGSFLGQTAGFQTQNVEVRKGDSIRVFVELTSRQQYQDDPQLVEDNLLFQLESGVQQKVNLKAYSWDATLLNNPTIRKDSTIRDSKPIVIYGGMKVDSLATLTIGAGTRLYFHENAGLKVYGTLHVQGEQGKEVVMRGDRIDNMFDYLPYDRTPGQWQGIQLMASSYNNVINYADIHSTYHGILVDSCDVTRQKLLVQNATVHNCQGYGILVDSAKVQIYNSQISNTLEHPLYVHGGDVEVNGCTIAQFYPFDGRRATAIGFMPPVSNLKVTNSLVTGYHDDEVVWSAPKEDEVCNFSFDHCVLRTEKMETDDSLKFTNIIFEDVKDTTRFGEKHFRLFDTDNLKYDFRLRKESAAIGAADAATSLPADRLGFRRDDKPDAGCYEFEEQLEENDKKE
- a CDS encoding CidA/LrgA family protein encodes the protein MKFLIQFLIIIAFSFAGELLHYLLPLPIPASIYGIVLLFAALELKLVKVKHIRETSGFLIAIMPVMFIPAAVGLIDSWQSIAGAWLQYVVVTVVSTFVVMGASGWITQFVIRKGKEAKK
- a CDS encoding AAA family ATPase, giving the protein MIITIARQCGCGAVRVGRLLAEHYGIPFYTRKNLMEMAEERGILDEMEAFFDETPVDELLFSMSSLGENQKLLTEKPLHALADMIGQENCIIIGRCGNYIFRERKDLVSVFLKGGLEARIEEIQEEQGLTRNEAAEFVEHADYCRVAYHQYYTGLTWGNADDYDVCLDTVRLGVEKTASAIETYVEAVL
- the spt gene encoding serine palmitoyltransferase, which encodes MGQLQERYKNYRVPQKYMDAGVYPYFREITSKQMTEVTDIDGHHILMFGSNAYQGLTNDQRVIDAAKAALDKYGSGCAGSRFLNGTLDLHVQLEKELAEFMGKDETLCFSTGFSVNQGVLACVVGRGDYIICDDRDHASIVDGRRLSFATQLHYKHNDMEDLERVLSKLPENAVKLIVVDGVFSMEGDLANLPEIVKLKHKYNCSIMVDEAHGLGVFGKQGRGVCDHFGLTDEVDLIMGTFSKSLASIGGFIASDKDTINFLRHNCRTYIFSASNTPAATAAALEALHIIQKEPERFKNLWDVTNYALKRFREEGFEIGETESPIIPLYVRDAEKTFVVTKLAYDAGVFINPVIPPACAPQDTLVRFALMATHTKDQVEKAVQILKKIFVEEGIIKA
- a CDS encoding tRNA1(Val) (adenine(37)-N6)-methyltransferase, with amino-acid sequence MAEFKFKQFEIHQDRCAMKVGTDGVLLGAWAPGGKRILDIGSGTGLISLMMAQRCQEAQVIGVDLDAEACEEACENVAASPFADRVSIVCCRLQNYESAEKFDAIVSNPPFFLNSLKNPDSKRSMARHADSLPFRDLFLGVKRLLSEEGVFSAIVPSEVLDAFTSEAYLLGFCLVRQCGVKTVERKQPKRFMLTFARHRTMKMENTIEVMMDSDGNRSEWYTKITEEFYVS
- a CDS encoding LrgB family protein, encoding MLGASVPLFQDSVFFGVLISLAAYAIGMLLKVKTGWSLMNPLLISIILVIVTLLITGVDYKTYSAGANCISYLLTPATICLAVPLYQQVELLKKNYRAVLIGILAGVLASLCSVLILALLFHFDHAAYVTFLPKSITTAIGIGVSEELGGHVSVTVVVIIVTGVLGNIFAEKFLKLLCIKEPIAKGIAIGCSAHALGTAKAMEMGTIEGAMSSLSIVVCGVMTVIGSSIFAMFM
- a CDS encoding diacylglycerol/lipid kinase family protein codes for the protein MKKKIVFIMNPISGTSSKAAVPSLIDSTLDKELFEYEIRLTERAGHASEIAAEARDDHADIVVAVGGDGTVNEVARSIVHSDTALGILPCGSGNGLARHLLLPMNLKKSIEVINACQIRDLDYGVINDYPFFCTCGMGFDAFVSMKFAESGKRGPISYAENILREGLKYEPETYTLEDETGTKQYKAFLISCANASQYGNNAYIAPQASMSDGLMDVVIMEPFDVLEASQVSFDMFNKTLDKNSKIKSFRCKKLHISRSKPGVIHYDGDPVMTGADIDVHLEEKGIKMIINPFADKNVRKPNMIQSAFADFFNDINVVRDDIQKDIQRQSKRVEAISKLVQRKLNL